GATCCTGGCTTTAAGGGTGATACCGCCACCAATGCGACAAAACCAGCTACTTTGGAGACTGGTGCAGAAATCAAAGTTCCTTTGTTTATTAATGAAGGCGAAATGATTCGCATTGATACCCGTACGGGTGAATATATGGAGCGCGCGTAATCCAAACTATTTTTGGTAGAAAATAAATGATTTATTTAAAAGGAGGCACATCATGACAAATACGGAAAGAGTTGCTTATATTCGTGGCTTAACAGAAGGTTTGGAATTGGATGCCGATAAAAAAGAAGTCAAAGTGATTAATGCAATCATTGATTTATTGGATGATATGGCGTTGTCTATTACCGAAGCAGAAGATAACATGAATGATATGGCAGACCAACTCGATGCTGTCGATGAAGATCTTGGCTCTTTGGAAGAGGATTTCTACGAAGATGACGAAGATGATGACAGTGATGACGAGGACGATGACACCTATTATGAAGTCACTTGCCCTAATTGTAATGAAACGGTTTGTCTGACAGAGGACATCCTTTCAGACGGACATCTTGATTGCCCCAATTGTGGCACACCATTGGAATTTGAACTTGATGACAGCTGTGACTGCGGCTGCTGTGATACCGAAGATACAGACGATTCTGAAGATAAATAAGTAGGACTTTTTCTTCAAGGAGGCGTTGCTTTAGCAGCGTCTCTTTTTTTGATAGACTTGACTAAATAATGGAAATTAGATATACTTTAAGTGTAATTTGTATTATATGAGGCAAGTTGGAGGATTTATGGAACCGATTTCAAAAGAAGAAAAAGACTTATCACTTTTTTCGAAGGTGTTTCTTTTTGACCGTGTCGATGATAAAATTGTAAAAAATTGTTTTTACGATGATGCTTGCAGATGCTTCCACTATGGGTGTGGGGAATTGATTCATGACCCTAAGGGTGTTATTTTAGTGCTTTCAGGTGAATGGAAAGCTTTTCGCAGAATTGGAAGAGATACCAAATTATTTTTAAAAAGATTTCAAAGCGGCGACTTGTTCGGAGTCGGATCAGCTTTTCGAACAGAAGAAGCTCCTTCGGATTTATATGCCGATAAAGCTGGACATTTGTTGCAAATACGACGAGACTGTTTACAGCGCTTATTTTGTGCTGAGCCAAAATCAGCTGAAAATTATATCGTTTATTTATCTGACCGTGTTACCCATTTAACCGGACGCCTTGCGGATTGTTCCAGCCGTACGGGAGAGGGCAGATTAAGTGCATGGCTTTTATCTCTTTATATTCGCGCAGGTCGTACTTCCCCAGTTCAGCTACCATGCAGTCTGACAGAACTGTCGGAAATGCTAAACATCAGTCGTGCTACTCTTTATCGCTATCTTGATGTATTAGAAGAAAATAAAATTATTCATCGGATTGGAAGGACAATTTATTTTTTGGAAGCGGAAAAGTTATTGCAATTTTCACCAGCTTCGGAACTGAATTAATGTTGATATTTGCAAGGAGAATTTAATCATGACCTGTAAAAAAAGAATTTTGGCTTTGGCAAGTGCTTTTCTGATGTTGATTTCTACTGCTGGATGTGGTACTACTAAAGCGGACTCCCAAATGGCTTCTTCAGATTCTTCACAGATAAGTGGGACAAAGGTACACGTTGCAACATTAAAAGGGCCAACTGGATTTGGAATGCTTCAGATGATGGATCAGGCTGCCTCTGAAAATTCTTCTTACGAATTTTCTGTTGATACTGCTCCTGATGAAATTGTATCTGCATTGGCTTCAGGGAGTGCCGATATTGCCGCTATTCCAACAAACTTAGCCGCAACACTTTATCAAAAGACTTCTGGAAATATTCAGATGGCGGCAGTTAACACCTTGGGAGTACTTTGGCTTGTTACAAATGGAGAAACGATTTCTTCTATTCAGGATCTTAAAGGAAAGTCGATTGAGGCTTCTGGAGAAGGTGCGATTCCTGAATATGCATTAAATTACATTCTTCAAAAAAATGGATTAGAACCAGGGAAAGATGTTACAATTTCCTATTCTTCTGAACACAGTGAACTGGCAGCAAAAGTCATTGCTGGAAAAGTACCGATTGCAGTTTTGCCGGAGCCTTTCGTCACACAAGTGCTTGCCAAAAACAGCAGCGTAAAACGTTCATTGGATTTAACCTCAGAGTGGGGAAAAGCTACTTCGGATGGAAGCATTCTTTCTATGGGCTGCTTGGTTGTACGCAAAGAATTTGCAGAGAAAAACCCACAAGCAGTACACGATTTCTTAAAATCATATGAAGCGAGTACACAATTTACAAATTCTTCTCCAACCGAAGCTGCAAAATTGGCAGAAACTTATCTTGCAATTCCTGCACAAGTTGCAGAAAAAGCAATTCCAAACTGTAATATTGTTTATATTGACGGGCAGAAAATGAAAGACAGCATTCAGCCGTTTTTACAGGTTTTATATGATTTTAATCCGAAATCGGTAGGAGGAGCACTTCCGCAAGATGACTTCTATTACGTCGAAAACTGATTATCGCTTTTTAAAAAAAATTTTTGCAGTTTTATTTTGGATTTTACTGTGGCAGGTAGCAGCCCAACTGATTGGGCAAGAAATTCTTTTAGTATCGCCTATTTCGGTGGGAAGAAGAATTATCGAGCTGGTCGTTCAGCCAATATTTTGGCAGTCTATCACAGCTTCAATAGGATGTGTCTGCTTGGGATTTTTGTTAGGTGTTATCTTCGGTGCAGTTCTTGCATATCTAACGACACAATTTTCGGTGCTTGATTTTTTATTCTATCCACTTCTCAGCGTCATTAAGGCGACTCCGATTGCGTCTTTTATTATTCTAGCTTTGGTTTGGCTATCTGCAAATCAAGTCCCCATATTGGCGTCTTTTTTAATGGTGTTACCCATTATTTGGAGCAATCTTTCTGAAGGAATCCAGAAAATAGATAGCAATTTAGGTGAGGTAACAGAAGTCTTTTCTCTTTCTAAAAGCAGAAAGCTTTTGTTGTTTTATCTTCCCTCAGTACTTCCGTATTTTTCTGCGGCCTGTACAACTGCATTGGGACTTGCTTGGAAAGCAGGTGTTGCCGCGGAAGTTCTTGCAAATGCAAAAAGGTCGATTGGCGGAAATATTTATGCTTCGAAAATTTATCTTGAAACGACTGACTTATTTGCATGGACCGTTGTTGTTGTAATTTTAAGTGTAATATTTGAAAAACTGATTCTTTGGATCATGAAAAAGATGCTTCAAAGATTTAATTTGCAGGGAATTTTATGAAATTATCAGTTAGCCATTTAAATGTTTCTTTCGGAGAAAAAGTTGTAATTCGGGATTTTAGCATGAATTTTTCTTCAGGCAAAATTACCTGTTTGACGGGCCCTTCAGGCTGTGGAAAAACAACGTTGCTGCGTGTTTTATGTGGGCTGCAAGAAACTAAAACCGGTGTGGTTGACAATCCCTTTTCAGTAAGTTTCGCATTTCAAGAAGACCGACTTTTTCCATGGCTTTCGGCGCAAGATAATATTGCGGCTGTTTTGCCGGGAAAAAGGAAAGACACAAAGACAGAAGCGAAAAGTTGGCTAAAAAGAGTCGGCTTAGAAGGAGAAGAAGAAAAATTACCTGCTTCTCTTTCGGGTGGGATGTGTCAGCGTGTTTCACTGGCTCGTGCATTAGCAGCAGATCGAGAATTGCTGCTTTTAGATGAACCTTTTCATGCAATGGACGCAGCTATTAAAAAGCAGTGTATGGATCTGATTCGTTCCAGCTCAAAAGGAAAGACTATTATTTTTGTGACGCATGATTTGGAAGAAGCAGAACAATTTGCTGATGAAATCTGTTTTTTTTCCGGTATCCCATTAACATTGGAAAGAAGATCATAAAAAAGAGGACATATTCCTAAAAATAGGAGGATGTCCTCTTTTGACTTATATTTGTCTGTTCCAGTATTTGCGGTCCAATGATCGGTATTGTACTGCTTCTGCCACATGACGGGGTAAAATATCTTTCTGTCGGTCAAGATCCGCAATCGTTCTTGAGACTTTTAATACACGGTTATATGCTCTTGCAGAGAGCCCTAACTTTTGAAATGCTTTTTTTAAAAGTACTTCTGCCGGTGGGGTCAGTCTGCAGGCTTGCTGTAAAAATTCAGGCGTGATTTTTGCATTTGACCGGATATTAGTGCCGGAAAATCTTTGGTTCTGAATTTCTCTAGCTTCCTGCACCCTTTCCTTTATT
This genomic window from Caproicibacterium sp. BJN0003 contains:
- a CDS encoding CD1247 N-terminal domain-containing protein, with amino-acid sequence MTNTERVAYIRGLTEGLELDADKKEVKVINAIIDLLDDMALSITEAEDNMNDMADQLDAVDEDLGSLEEDFYEDDEDDDSDDEDDDTYYEVTCPNCNETVCLTEDILSDGHLDCPNCGTPLEFELDDSCDCGCCDTEDTDDSEDK
- a CDS encoding Crp/Fnr family transcriptional regulator, whose product is MEPISKEEKDLSLFSKVFLFDRVDDKIVKNCFYDDACRCFHYGCGELIHDPKGVILVLSGEWKAFRRIGRDTKLFLKRFQSGDLFGVGSAFRTEEAPSDLYADKAGHLLQIRRDCLQRLFCAEPKSAENYIVYLSDRVTHLTGRLADCSSRTGEGRLSAWLLSLYIRAGRTSPVQLPCSLTELSEMLNISRATLYRYLDVLEENKIIHRIGRTIYFLEAEKLLQFSPASELN
- a CDS encoding ABC transporter substrate-binding protein, whose product is MTCKKRILALASAFLMLISTAGCGTTKADSQMASSDSSQISGTKVHVATLKGPTGFGMLQMMDQAASENSSYEFSVDTAPDEIVSALASGSADIAAIPTNLAATLYQKTSGNIQMAAVNTLGVLWLVTNGETISSIQDLKGKSIEASGEGAIPEYALNYILQKNGLEPGKDVTISYSSEHSELAAKVIAGKVPIAVLPEPFVTQVLAKNSSVKRSLDLTSEWGKATSDGSILSMGCLVVRKEFAEKNPQAVHDFLKSYEASTQFTNSSPTEAAKLAETYLAIPAQVAEKAIPNCNIVYIDGQKMKDSIQPFLQVLYDFNPKSVGGALPQDDFYYVEN
- a CDS encoding ABC transporter permease encodes the protein MTSITSKTDYRFLKKIFAVLFWILLWQVAAQLIGQEILLVSPISVGRRIIELVVQPIFWQSITASIGCVCLGFLLGVIFGAVLAYLTTQFSVLDFLFYPLLSVIKATPIASFIILALVWLSANQVPILASFLMVLPIIWSNLSEGIQKIDSNLGEVTEVFSLSKSRKLLLFYLPSVLPYFSAACTTALGLAWKAGVAAEVLANAKRSIGGNIYASKIYLETTDLFAWTVVVVILSVIFEKLILWIMKKMLQRFNLQGIL
- a CDS encoding ABC transporter ATP-binding protein, whose amino-acid sequence is MKLSVSHLNVSFGEKVVIRDFSMNFSSGKITCLTGPSGCGKTTLLRVLCGLQETKTGVVDNPFSVSFAFQEDRLFPWLSAQDNIAAVLPGKRKDTKTEAKSWLKRVGLEGEEEKLPASLSGGMCQRVSLARALAADRELLLLDEPFHAMDAAIKKQCMDLIRSSSKGKTIIFVTHDLEEAEQFADEICFFSGIPLTLERRS